The Etheostoma spectabile isolate EspeVRDwgs_2016 chromosome 23, UIUC_Espe_1.0, whole genome shotgun sequence genome includes a window with the following:
- the LOC116673266 gene encoding tetraspanin-7-like, which yields MSSALPYDSLSARPSPSRQVLDWERQQLAVRRLSSPRGFDLLSPPPLPSRPSAIPGYLLPPYQEQEEQLHQQQQRLSLSVGSEASLAPPAPPPVGAAPPCCRPFGVMHLLRLGLLAFSCLFWAAGLAILSLGVWAQISLADYMLLSANRYPNAPLILLTTGAAITAWGFLGCLGVAANLPCVLRAYGFFQLAALIAGLAAGLSGLFYREDIAGGFRSGLQRAVAGYTEDEGRADALDSLQRSLECCGADGWHDWLTSDWAIQHMTFLLNENGTSVSLPDSCCVRRKGCKNRPLLSDDVEGVTAAGIHPHGCFRKVFSLVNDNVFHIAATVLGLAFTQIGGIALACLLANKLAPRQHRRVVAH from the coding sequence ATGAGCTCTGCACTGCCTTACGACTCGCTGTCTGCTCGGCCGAGTCCCAGCAGACAAGTTTTGGACTGGGAGCGCCAGCAGCTGGCTGTGCGAAGACTTTCCTCTCCCCGGGGTTTTGACCTGCtctctccacctcctcttcctaGTCGACCCTCTGCGATACCTGGCTACCTGCTGCCACCCTACCAAGAGCAGGAAGAGCAGctccaccagcagcagcagcgactATCCTTGTCCGTGGGTTCAGAGGCCTCCCTGGCACCCCCTGCACCGCCACCTGTGGGCGCTGCCCCACCCTGCTGCCGCCCATTTGGAGTCATGCACCTCCTCCGCCTGGGTCTCCTGGCCTTCAGCTGCCTCTTCTGGGCAGCAGGTTTAGCCATCTTAAGCCTGGGTGTTTGGGCACAGATTTCACTGGCAGACTACATGTTGCTGTCTGCCAATCGCTACCCCAACGCCCCGCTCATCCTTTTAACCACAGGTGCAGCCATCACCGCCTGGGGCTTCCTGGGTTGTCTAGGGGTGGCTGCAAATCTCCCCTGCGTGCTCAGGGCTTATGGGTTTTTTCAACTCGCAGCACTAATAGCCGGTTTGGCAGCTGGACTCTCAGGTCTCTTCTATCGCGAAGACATTGCCGGAGGATTTCGCAGCGGTTTACAGCGAGCGGTGGCCGGCTACACGGAGGATGAGGGCCGTGCCGATGCATTAGACAGCCTGCAGAGGTCCCTGGAGTGTTGTGGAGCTGATGGTTGGCATGACTGGCTCACTTCGGACTGGGCTATCCAGCATATGACCTTCCTGCTCAACGAGAATGGCACTTCTGTGTCCCTGCCGGACAGCTGCTGTGTGAGACGCAAGGGCTGCAAGAATCGACCCCTTCTGTCGGATGATGTTGAAGGAGTAACTGCTGCAGGAATCCATCCCCATGGCTGCTTCCGCAAAGTCTTTAGTTTGGTCAACGACAACGTATTCCACATTGCTGCCACAGTATTAGGATTGGCCTTCACTCAAATCGGAGGCATCGCCCTGGCTTGTCTGCTGGCCAACAAACTGGCACCAAGACAACATCGACGTGTAGTGGCACATTAA